The Acropora palmata chromosome 10, jaAcrPala1.3, whole genome shotgun sequence genome contains a region encoding:
- the LOC141894037 gene encoding protein phosphatase PTC7 homolog, protein MAFQTAVVYGRLLASHARQFVAPLLIKETCPSKLHLISACCGFSKDFQPAKSKFVFGEDAYFVAGTKHSDVLGVADGVGGWRQYGIDSSLFSSALMESCKRFVLEGGLESSSPINIVKAGFQDLTEHKEPLFGSSTACIMVLDKKSQMLHSSNLGDSGFLVIRKGSIVHQSSEQQHYFNTPYQLAIPPPGQAGAVIQDSLDEAESTSFSVELGDLIVLATDGLFDNVSTEQILNELSQLEDHSSESIQHVTDSLANLARAHSFDPTFSSPFSKQARCEGFNIIGGKPDDITVLIAVVSEMGDDSDT, encoded by the exons ATGGCTTTTCAAACTGCTGTAGTTTATGGTCGGTTACTCGCTTCCCATGCGAGACAATTCGTAGCGCCTTTGCTTATAAAAGAAACTTGCCCTAGCAAGCTTCATCTCATTTCGGCTTGCTGTGGGTTTTCGAAGGATTTTCAACCGGCGAAAAGTAAATTTGTGTTTGGAGAGGATGCCTATTTTGTGGCAGGAACGAAGCATTCTGATGTCTTAG GTGTTGCAGATGGAGTGGGTGGCTGGAGGCAATATGGAATAGACTCTTCTCTTTTCTCCAGTGCATTAATGGAAAGTTGTAAACGATTTGTGTTAGAAGGAGGTCTGGAGTCATCATCTCCCATCAACATTGTTAAAGCAGGATTTCAAGATCTTACTGAGCATAAAGAACCTTTGTTTG GCAGTAGCACAGCCTGCATAATGGTACTGGACAAGAAGAGCCAGATGCTTCATTCTTCCAATCTTGGTGATTCAGGATTTCTTGTTATTCGTAAAGGATCGATAGTCCATCAATCGTCAGAGCaacaacattattttaatactCCATATCAGCTGGCAATCCCACCTCCAGGGCAAGCGGGTGCTGTAATACAGGACAG TTTGGATGAAGCAGAGAGTACATCATTTAGTGTCGAGCTGGGAGATTTGATTGTTTTGGCTACCGATGGCTTGTTTGACAATGTATCCACGGAGCAAATACTTAATGAGCTATCACAGCTAGAG GATCATAGCAGTGAGAGTATACAGCATGTCACAGATTCATTGGCAAATTTAGCAAGGGCACATTCATTCGACCCAACATTTTCTTCTCCATTCTCTAAACAAGCCAGATGTGAAGGATTCAATATCATTGGTGGAAAGCCGGATGACATCACAGTGCTCATAGCTGTGGTGTCTGAAATGGGTGATGATTCAGACACATGA